The Porphyrobacter sp. HT-58-2 genome segment GCGCGGCGATGCATTCCGGTATCGACTTCAAGGGCGCGGTCGGCTCGCCGATCTTCGCTGCCGCCGATGGTCGTGTGACCTTCGCCGGATGGAAGGCCGGTTATGGCAAGGCGATCGAGATCAGCCACGGTAACGGAATGTTGACCCGCTATGCGCACCTTTCGGCTATCAGGGTGAAAGTCGGCCAGCCGGTCGCTGCCGGGGCCACTATTGGCGGGCTCGGCAACACGGGTCGTTCGACCGGGCCGCACCTGCATTTCGAAGTCCGCATCAATGATCGCGCGGTCAATCCGCGCCCGTTTCTGGAGGCTGCCCCCGATGTTCTCAAAGAAGTCCGTGGAAGCGGCTCCGACCGCCCCGGCCCCAAGGCCCGTTAACAGGAGCAGCGCGATGGGTTCGGGTTCCACCTTCTCGGTGATCGGTGCGGATGTAACGATCAAGGGCGATGTGGTCGCTACGGCCGATCTCCATATCGACGGCACGATCGATGGCGATATCAAGTGCGCCGCCCTGGTTCAGGGCGAAACCAGCAGCATCAGCGGCGCGGTAACGGCGGAAAGCGCGCGGCTTTCGGGCAAGGTGACCGGCTCGATCACGGCGCGTGAACTCGTCATCCTGCGCAGCGCCCGGATCGAGGGCGATGTGCATTACGATGCCCTCACCATCGAACAGGGCGCGCAGGTCGATGGCCGCTTTGCCCCGAATGCGCGACAGCCGGTCAAGGCTGTGCCGACGGCTTCGATCGAAGCAGCGGAATAATCGCCCCAGGCAATGTTTCACGTGAAACCCCCTCGCAGCGCGCCGCTGGAGGGGGTCTGGAGGGGCTCGAACAGGGGTCTGGCCCCGTGTTGAACCTGCTTAAAGCACCTCTGCCCGCAGCGTCTTGCGGTCGAGCTTGCCGATCATCGTCTTGGGCAGGCTTTCGCGGATCACCACCTGATCGACCCGCTCGTGCTTGCCGATCTTCGCGTTGAGCCATTCCGCCAGTTCCTCGCCCGTCGCCGAGGCGCCTTCGTTCAGCGTCACATAGGCACGCGGCACTTCCCCGCGATATTCCTCCGGCACGCCGATCACCAGCGCCTCTTTCACGGCCGGGTGTTCGAGGATCACGTCCTCGACCACGCTGGGGAAGACCTTGAAGCCGCCCACCGCGATCATGTCCTTGATGCGGTCGACGATCTCCAGAAAGCCATCCGCGTCCACCCGCGCGACATCGCCGGTGCGCAGGTACCGCTTGCCGCCATGCTCCACGAAAGTCTCGGCATCGGTTTCGGGCCGCTGCCAGTAACCGCGCATGATCTGCGGGCCGGACACGGCAAGCTCCCCCGGTTCGCCTTCGGGGGCCAGCTTCGACGGGTCACCCTTATCGAGCAGGATCACTTCAGTCCCCGGCACCAGCTGGCCGATGGTGCCGCGCTTGCGGGTGCCTTCATAGGGATTGGCCGAGACCACGCCCGAACTTTCGGTCAGGCCATAGCCCTCGCACACCCGCACCCCGGTGACCTCCTCGAACTTGAGATGCACTGGCGCAGGCATGGGCGCCCCCCGGAGATGCAGACTTTCAGGCTCGACAGATCGGTTTGCGCCAGATCCGGGTGATCGAGCATCGCCTGAAACATCGTCGGTACGCCCGGAAAGCCGGTGCAGCGGTAACGCGCGATTGTCTCCAGCACCTGCTTGGTTTCGAACCGCGGCACCATCGCGATCGAAGCGCCTGTCACCATCGCGTGATTGAGCAATGCGGTGTTGGCGAAGACATGGAAGAACGGCAGCGCGCCCATGAATACCTCGCCCGTCGGATTGCCGAAGGGGTTGAGCGCGGCGACCTGCTGGGCGTTCACCGAAAGCTGGTCATGCCCCAGCATCGCCCCCTTGGGCCGCCCGGTGGTGCCGCCGGTATATTGCAGCAGAGCGAGATCGGCCGGGGTGATGTCAACCGGCGCGGGTGCGCGGTTCGGCGTCATGTCAGCCCAGCTGCGGATCGTCGTGCCATAGGCCACATCGGCAATCTGGCTTCGCTTCAGCAGCTTGAGCGCCAGACCCTTGTACCACGGCAGCATCTCGGCAAGGCTGCCCACCACCAGCGTTTCCAGCGCCGAGGATTCGAGCACCTTCTTCGCTGTCTTGTAGAGTTCCGGCACATCCACGGTCACCAGCACGCGGGTGCCGCTGTCGCCGACCTGCCAGCTCAGTTCCTCGACCGAATAGAGCGGCGAGAAATTCACCACCACCGCGCCCGCCATCATCGCCCCGTAATAGGCGGCGGCGTAGACCGGCACATTGGGCAGGAACAGGCCGACCCGGTCGCCCTTGCCAATGCCGATTCCCTGAAGTCCGGCGGCAAAGGCCTCGGCCTGCTGATGGATGTGGCTGTAGGTGTAGGTGCGCCCGAGGAAGTGCAGGAAAGGCGCATCGGGGTTCTGGCGCAAGGTGCGCTCGAACATGGCTGGCAGCGTGGCAGGCTCGAAGGTGGAATCGAGCGGCAGGGGGTGATGATAGGCGGCGGGCGCGAGGCTACTGACAGTCATGTCAGTAATTGTGACGCACTATCATTCGCAGCACAAGCGAAACTGCGGGATTTTCGCGATTTGCGTTGCCCCAATTTCGTCGCCCCGGACTAGATCCGGGGCTTGGGTCAAAGGCAAATGGGGCAGCGCGACTTCGGCCGGCCGAAGGACGGGCCGCGAGCGCATGCGCGCGAGCCGCAGGTGCTCAGGCCTGCAGGGCCTGAAACAGCACCGAGGACGTGCCCGCGGAGGCGGGCACGCACACAGAAAACCTCAAATGAACCCGCTTTCGGGATCGATCTTCTGTTCGGCAGCTTCGGCTTCGCGCTTGCGGGCAAGCCAGGCTTCGGCTTCGGCTTCCTGCGCGGCTTCGCCTGCGGCCTTGGCCTGCGCGTCACGCTCTGCGCGCAGTTCCTCGATCAGCTTTTCGCGGTCGTTGCGAGCCGGCGCGGCAGTGTCGGCATCCTCGGTGATCCCGGCACGCTTGGCCGCCTTGGCGACCATCGCGTCAAGCTCGCGCTGCGAACACAGGCCCAGTGTGACCGGGTCCTTGGGCTGAATGTTCTGGATGTTCCAGTGGCTGCGGTCACGAATCGCGCCGATGGTGTTGCGGGTCGTGCCAATCAGCTTGCTGATCTGCGCATCCGACACTTCCGGATGGTTGCGCAGGATCCAGGCAATGCCGTCGGGCTTGTCCTGCCGCTTCGATACCGGAGTGTAACGCGGGCCTTTGGTGCGGGTCACTTCGACCGGGGCCTTGTGCATCTTGAGCACATAGGACGGGTCATTCTGGCCCAGCTCGATCTCGGCCTGGGTCAGCTCGCCCGAGTGGACCGGATCGCGCCCGGTGTACTTGCTGCCCGCGAGGTCATCGGCCATCGCCTGCACTTCGAGAATATGGAGGCCGCAAAACTCGGCGATCTGCTCGAAGGACAGCGCGGTGTTGTCCACCAGCCAGGTCGCGGTGGCATGCGGCATCAGCGGCTTGGGCTGATCCTTGGTCGCCATGGGGAAATCTCCGTTGAAAATGAAAGGGCCGCCCCTTTCGGAGCGGCCGTCTTGGGAGCCTAGATAGGCGAAAGCGGGGAAAACGGCAAGAAATGGATTCAGAACGCGGACAAGGCAGCGAGAGATTCCGCCTCGCCTTCTTCGAGCGCGACCAGACCCGACAGGAACTGCCGCGTCGCCGCCTCCCAAGAATAACTCGCGCCATAGGCAGCGCAGGCCTTGCGGTCGCAATAGCGCGCAGCGTCGATCGCGCGGGTGAGGTCCTCTGAAAGCGCCCCGACCTCGTCGATGACGATGTCGAGCGGCCCCGGAACGGGGAAGGCGGCGACCGGGGTGCCACAGGCCAGCGCCTCGATCATGACGAGGCCAAAGGTGTCGGTGCGGCTGGGAAAGACGAAAACATCAGCGCCGGCATAGCAGCCCGCCAGTTCGGTGCCGGTCTTCTTGCCAAGGAACAGCGCGTCGGGGAACCGCGCCTCAAGGCTTGTGCGGGCCGGGCCGTCCCCCACCACCACCTTGGTGCCGGGATAGGGGCAGGACAGAAACGCCTCGATGTTCTTCTCGACCGCCACCCGGCCGACATAGAGCAGGATCGGGCCTTCCAGACCGGCATATTCGGGCGGCGGGGGCGCGTTCCGGGAGAAGCAGGCGAGATCCACGCCCCGGCTCCAATGGGTGAGCTGGGTGAGGCCCTGTTCGCGCAATTGCACCCGGATCGTCTCGGTCGCCACCATGATGCGCTGCGCCGGACGGTGGAACCAGCGGATATAGGGCCAGAACAGGCTGGCGGGCAGGCCGGTGCGGCGCGCGATGTAGTCGGGAAACTGGGTGTGGTAGGCGGTGGTGAACGGCACCTGACGGCTCAGACAATACCGCCGCGCGGCCAGCCCCAACGGCCCTTCGGTGGCGACATGCACCGCATCGGGCGCGATTTTCGCCAGCCGCCGTCCGACAGCGCCGGGGGCGGTCAGCGCCAGCCGGATTTCAGGGTAAGTCGGCGCGGGCAGCGAGGGATATCCCTCAGGCGAGATCACCGTCACGCCATGCCCCCACTGGCGCAGCACCTCGCAGGTGGTCGAAAGCGTGCGCACGACCCCGTTGGTCTGCGGGTGCCAGGCATCGGTCACGATCGCAATGGAAGCCGGCTCGGACGCCGCAGGGGCGAAGCTGTGCGGCGGCGCATCACCGTCGGGAAGGATCGTGGTATACCGGTTCACGCAGCCTCGCGTGCAAGGTTCGCCTCAGGTGCGACGGCGTCACGCTCGCGGCGCGCAATCTCGTCGGGCCAGTGCAGGATTTCCATGCGCCCGTCATGATGTTCGACCAGCGCGTTGCAGCCTTCGACCCAGTCGCCATCGTTCCAGTATTCGATCCGCTTGCCATTATGCTGGAACTCGCGGAATTCGGCGGTGTGGATGTGTCCGCACACCACCCCGTCGACCCCGCGCTCACCGGCAGCGCGGGCGACGACTTCCTCGTATTTGCCGATGAACTCGACCGCGTTCTTGACCTTGTGCTTGGCCGCCTTGGAGAGTGACCAATAGGGCTTGCCCAGCCAGCGCCGCACGGTGTTCACGGCGATGTTGCACTTCATCATGAAGTGGTAGGCGTGATCGCCCACGAAGGCGAGCCAGCGGTGTGACAGCATGACGGCATCAAATTCGTCGCCATGCAGCACCATCAGCCGGCGGCCGTCGGCGGTGTCGTGGAAGGCGGCGCGGCGGATCTCTATCCCGCCGAAATTGAGCCCGGTGAACTGGCGGAACATCTCGTCGTGATTGCCCGGGATATAGACCACCCGCGTGCCGCGCCGGGCGCGCTTCATGATGCGCCAGACGATATCGTTGTGCGCCGAGGGCCAGTAGAATTTCTTCTTCAGCCGCCAGCCGTCAATGATGTCGCCGACGAGGTAGATCGTCTCGCTGTCCGTGTGGTCAAGGAAGTCGATCAGCAGCTCGGCATTGCAGCCCTTGGTGCCGAGGTGGACATCGCTGATCCAGATCGTGCGATAGCGACGACGCGTGCCATCCTCCGGCTCGGGCGTGCGCGGGGCGGAGAGCGGGAAGCTGGCGATGTTGTCGGAGATCAGATCATCGAGGTCGGCGCCGGTCATGGGACATTCCTGAGTGGCTGGGCTCAGGCGTCTCTTGGCAGGCAATTGTTACAGGCGACTCTCAGCGCCGTGGCGGTTTCGCGTCATGTTTTCAGACTGATGACAAGCGAATCAGGCCATCGGGACGAAACCGGGCAGCGCGTCAACCCGCGCGATCCATGCGCGGATGTGGGGGTAATCGCCCAGCCCGAACCCGCCCTCCTCGGCGACATGGGTATAGGGATAGAGCGCGACGTCAGCGAGCGTGACCGCTTCACCGCAGAAAAAGGCGTTCGTAGCCAGATGCTTGTCCATCAGCTCCAGCGCCGCGCAGCCCGCCATGCGCTTGGCCATGATCTGCGCGCGTTGCTGTTCCGAGAGGTTGGCCTCACCCACGAAACGCAGCCAGAAGCGCAGCGTGGCGACATTGGGTTCGTGATTGTACTGCTCGAAGAACATCCAGCGCAGCATGTCAGCCTGCGCGAACCGCTCCTGCGGGATCAGCGCCGAACCATGGGCGAGATACCAGCAGGCGGCGTTGCTTTCCGGCAGGAAGCGTGTCCCCTCACCCTCGCCGATCTGAAGCACCGGGATACGACCATTGGCGTTGACGGTGGCGAGAAACTCCGGGGTGCGCGTTTCGCCCTTCATGATATCGTAGGCGCGCGTCGCAAGCGGCAGGCCAAGCAGCGCGGCTGTCAGCTTGATCTTGTAGCAATTCCCGCTGCGGGGGTCTTCGTGGAGGGTGAGAGTGTCAGCCATTGCCGCCTTCTTTGGCAACCTCCAGCACGATCTTGCCGATATGCTCGCCCGCCTCCATCCGGGCGTGCGCGGCGGCGGCCTCAGCGAGGGGGAAGGTCATGTCCATGACAGGCGACAACTCGCCATCGCAGAACAGCGGCCAGGCATTGTCGGCGATCTCGTCGGCGAGTGCTGCCTTGAAGGCATCGGTGCGCGGGCGCAGGGTTGATCCGGTGAGGGTCAGACGGCGCATCATCACCGCCGCCATGCTTAGTTCTGCTTTTGCCCCGCCGAGCACAGCGATGGTGACGTGTCGACCATCTTCGGCGAGGCATTTGAGATTGCGCGCCACATAATCGCCCGAGACCATGTCGAGCACGATGTTCACACCCTTGCCCCCCGTATGGGCCATGACCGCCTCGACAAAATCGGCCTCGCGGTAATTGATCGCGAGGTCCGCGCCGATGCGGGTCGCGGCGGCGCATTTGGCGGTGTCGCCGCAGGTGACAATGACATCCAGCCCGAAGGCCTTGCCAAGCATGATCGCCATTGTCCCGATGCCGGACGTGCCACCGTGGATCAGCACGCTCTCCCCATCGCGCGCGAGGCCGCGCTCGAACAGGTTGTGCCACACGGTGAAGAGCGTTTCGGGCAGCGCGGCGGCTTCCGACAGCATCATGCCTTCCGGCACCGGCAGGCAATGCTGCCAATGCGCCGCGCAATATTCGGCATAGCCCCCGCCCGGCGTGAGCGCGGCGACATATTGCCCGATCATCTCGCGCGGGACTTCATTGCCGACCGCGACGATCTCGCCCGAAACCTCCAGCCCCAGCAATGGCGAGGCACCCGGCGGCGGCGGATAGGCGCCCGCGCGCTGGAGACAGTCGGGCCGGTTCACCCCGGCATAGGCGACCTTGATCAGCACATCGTCAGGGCGCAGGCGCGGCAATGGCACAGTGCCAAGCTTCAGCACATCGGGAGCGCCCGGCGCGTCGAAAACGATTGCAGCCATGCTTTCCGGCAACTGCGCACCCATGCTTGCGACCATTACCACTGTTCCCCCGTTATCGCCCGATTAACCAATCGGAATGGGCGAATAACCGTCTCGCCGATTGACAGCAAGCCGCTTGGGGCAGATGCTGCATGGCAATGGAAGAACCGGATCGCCCTCGCCCCAGTGGAGACGCGGCTTCTCGCCTCGCAGGCGAAGACCTCGGCCCCTATTCGCAGGCCGAGCTGGATGAACGCATCGCCCTGCTCGAAGCGGAAATCGTCCGGGTAAAGGCCCACCGCGCCAAGGCTGCAGCGCACCGCGCGGCGGCCGACGCCCTGTTCGGAAAGGGTGGCGGATGATCCACGCCCAGCCTGATCACGTAACTGCGACAGGGGATTCGCAATTTCCTGCCCCCACCCCATATTGTTTGCAACCGGCTCTCTCCGCTCGCCAGCCACGAGCAACCACCGCCCGCTGAAAAGGCCTCTCCCATGCCCAGCTTCGCCCAGAACCTCGAACGGACCCTGCACAATGCGCTCGGCAATGCGTCCGAACGTCGGCACGAATATGCCACGCTCGAACACCTGCTGCTGGCGCTGATCGACGATGAGGACGCGGCCGCCGTGATGGCCGCCTGCGGGGTTGACCTGGCCGAGCTTGGTGAGGTGGTGAAGCAGTATCTTGATCAGGAATATCAATCACTTAAGACAGAAGACGGCGCTGATCCGCAGCCCACGGCGGGCTTTCAGCGGGTGATCCAGCGCGCCATTCTGCACGTCCAGTCGTCAAGCAAGGATACCGT includes the following:
- a CDS encoding bactofilin family protein; translation: MGSGSTFSVIGADVTIKGDVVATADLHIDGTIDGDIKCAALVQGETSSISGAVTAESARLSGKVTGSITARELVILRSARIEGDVHYDALTIEQGAQVDGRFAPNARQPVKAVPTASIEAAE
- a CDS encoding class I adenylate-forming enzyme family protein; protein product: MRGYWQRPETDAETFVEHGGKRYLRTGDVARVDADGFLEIVDRIKDMIAVGGFKVFPSVVEDVILEHPAVKEALVIGVPEEYRGEVPRAYVTLNEGASATGEELAEWLNAKIGKHERVDQVVIRESLPKTMIGKLDRKTLRAEVL
- a CDS encoding DUF1013 domain-containing protein is translated as MATKDQPKPLMPHATATWLVDNTALSFEQIAEFCGLHILEVQAMADDLAGSKYTGRDPVHSGELTQAEIELGQNDPSYVLKMHKAPVEVTRTKGPRYTPVSKRQDKPDGIAWILRNHPEVSDAQISKLIGTTRNTIGAIRDRSHWNIQNIQPKDPVTLGLCSQRELDAMVAKAAKRAGITEDADTAAPARNDREKLIEELRAERDAQAKAAGEAAQEAEAEAWLARKREAEAAEQKIDPESGFI
- a CDS encoding glycosyltransferase family 4 protein — translated: MAIVTDAWHPQTNGVVRTLSTTCEVLRQWGHGVTVISPEGYPSLPAPTYPEIRLALTAPGAVGRRLAKIAPDAVHVATEGPLGLAARRYCLSRQVPFTTAYHTQFPDYIARRTGLPASLFWPYIRWFHRPAQRIMVATETIRVQLREQGLTQLTHWSRGVDLACFSRNAPPPPEYAGLEGPILLYVGRVAVEKNIEAFLSCPYPGTKVVVGDGPARTSLEARFPDALFLGKKTGTELAGCYAGADVFVFPSRTDTFGLVMIEALACGTPVAAFPVPGPLDIVIDEVGALSEDLTRAIDAARYCDRKACAAYGASYSWEAATRQFLSGLVALEEGEAESLAALSAF
- a CDS encoding UDP-2,3-diacylglucosamine diphosphatase is translated as MTGADLDDLISDNIASFPLSAPRTPEPEDGTRRRYRTIWISDVHLGTKGCNAELLIDFLDHTDSETIYLVGDIIDGWRLKKKFYWPSAHNDIVWRIMKRARRGTRVVYIPGNHDEMFRQFTGLNFGGIEIRRAAFHDTADGRRLMVLHGDEFDAVMLSHRWLAFVGDHAYHFMMKCNIAVNTVRRWLGKPYWSLSKAAKHKVKNAVEFIGKYEEVVARAAGERGVDGVVCGHIHTAEFREFQHNGKRIEYWNDGDWVEGCNALVEHHDGRMEILHWPDEIARRERDAVAPEANLAREAA
- a CDS encoding glutathione S-transferase family protein, coding for MADTLTLHEDPRSGNCYKIKLTAALLGLPLATRAYDIMKGETRTPEFLATVNANGRIPVLQIGEGEGTRFLPESNAACWYLAHGSALIPQERFAQADMLRWMFFEQYNHEPNVATLRFWLRFVGEANLSEQQRAQIMAKRMAGCAALELMDKHLATNAFFCGEAVTLADVALYPYTHVAEEGGFGLGDYPHIRAWIARVDALPGFVPMA
- a CDS encoding NAD(P)H-quinone oxidoreductase, with the protein product MAAIVFDAPGAPDVLKLGTVPLPRLRPDDVLIKVAYAGVNRPDCLQRAGAYPPPPGASPLLGLEVSGEIVAVGNEVPREMIGQYVAALTPGGGYAEYCAAHWQHCLPVPEGMMLSEAAALPETLFTVWHNLFERGLARDGESVLIHGGTSGIGTMAIMLGKAFGLDVIVTCGDTAKCAAATRIGADLAINYREADFVEAVMAHTGGKGVNIVLDMVSGDYVARNLKCLAEDGRHVTIAVLGGAKAELSMAAVMMRRLTLTGSTLRPRTDAFKAALADEIADNAWPLFCDGELSPVMDMTFPLAEAAAAHARMEAGEHIGKIVLEVAKEGGNG
- a CDS encoding DUF1192 family protein, yielding MAMEEPDRPRPSGDAASRLAGEDLGPYSQAELDERIALLEAEIVRVKAHRAKAAAHRAAADALFGKGGG